The Candidatus Woesearchaeota archaeon genome has a window encoding:
- a CDS encoding IS3 family transposase — translation IAEFIKKYNEKRLHSSIGYVPPNEFEQQKLNRGIVS, via the coding sequence ATAGCAGAATTCATCAAAAAGTACAATGAGAAAAGATTGCACTCATCAATCGGATATGTACCGCCAAATGAGTTCGAACAACAAAAATTAAATAGGGGAATAGTATCTTAA